The proteins below are encoded in one region of Sminthopsis crassicaudata isolate SCR6 chromosome 1, ASM4859323v1, whole genome shotgun sequence:
- the LOC141556082 gene encoding LOW QUALITY PROTEIN: uncharacterized protein LOC141556082 (The sequence of the model RefSeq protein was modified relative to this genomic sequence to represent the inferred CDS: inserted 2 bases in 1 codon), with translation MEPKDGVTSGFLMAPTQEPVTFQDVTVDFTSEGWRLLEPAQRALHRNVMLENYQNLLSVGIPVSRLDLICVLKEQEGTSSPKSRDSSGSHQDFLTEHQRTHIGEKPFVCKQCGKAFTQRHHLTYHQRVHTAKRPFECYECGKVFTQRKCLIAHQRTHTGEKPFVCKQCGKAFTQRYHLTYHQRVHTAERPFECNECGKVFTQRQCLIAHQRTHTGEKPFVCKECGKGFSEKYHLTTHQRVHTGEKPFLCKECGKGFSQSSYLTIHRRVHTGEKPFVCSECGKTFSHKKSLTVHQRTHTGEKPFVCKECGKGFSEKYRLTNHHRVHTGEKPFVCSECGKTFSHKSSLTTHQRIHTGEKXSVCNECGKAFSKRGHLTVHQRTHTGEKPFVCNECGKAFSERRCLIVHQRTHTGEKPCM, from the exons ATGGAGCCCAAGGACGGTGTGACTTCCGGCTTTCTCATGGCCCCAACTCAGGAACCCGTGACCTTCCAGGATGTGACTGTGGACTTCACCAGTGAGGGgtggaggcttctggagcctgcCCAGAGGGCCCTGCACAGGaatgtgatgctggagaactaccAGAACCTGCTCTCTGTGGGGATTCCTGTTTCCAGACTGGATCTGATCTGTGTGTTGAAGGAGCAAGAAGGAACATCAAGTCCCAAGAGCAGAGATTCCAGTGGGTCTCATCAAGATTTCcttactgaacatcagagaactcacattggagagaaaccttttgtgTGCAAGcaatgtgggaaagcttttacTCAGAGACATCACCTCACTTAtcatcagagagttcatactgCAAAGAGACCCTTTGAATGTTACGAATGTGGAAAAGTCTTCACCCAGAGAAAGTGCCTTATtgcacatcagagaactcacactggagagaaaccatttgtGTGCAAGcaatgtgggaaagcttttacTCAGAGATATCACCTCACTTAtcatcagagagttcatactgCAGAGAGACCCTTTGAATGTAACGAATGTGGAAAAGTCTTCACCCAGAGACAGTGCCTTATtgcacatcagagaactcacactggagagaaaccatttgtatgtaaggaatgtgggaaaggttttagtGAGAAATACCATCTCACTACTCATCAaagagttcatactggagagaaaccctttctATGTAAGGAATGTGGAAAAGGTTTTAGTCAGAGCAGCTATCTCACTATTCACCGcagagttcatactggagagaaaccctttgtatgtagtgaatgtggaaaaACCTTTAGCCACAAAAAAagccttactgtacatcagagaactcacactggagagaaaccatttgtatgcaaggaatgtgggaaaggttttagtGAGAAATACCGTCTCACTAATCATCAcagagttcatactggagagaaaccctttgtatgtagtgaatgtggaaaaACCTTTAGCCACAAAAGTAGCCTTACTACACATCAgaggattcacactggagagaa ctctgtatgtaatgaatgtggaaaagccttcagtaaGAGAGGAcaccttactgtacatcagagaactcacactggagagaaaccctttgtatgtaatgaatgtggaaaagccttcagtgaGAGAAGAtgtcttattgtacatcagagaactcacactggagagaaaccatgtatgtaa